A stretch of DNA from Deltaproteobacteria bacterium:
GCCGGAACATCTAAAAGTGCTAATACACCGCCTTCACACCATGCGCGGTGGCGCTGCCTTCCTCCAGTTAGAAGAAATAAAAGACATCTCCCGAGAGGCTGAACTGCATTTTAAAAACAAGCTTCAAGCTGCTAACTTTAGCGATAGCAAAAAGGAACTCGCCACCCTTGCTGAGAAACTAAACAGCCAGTTACAGCAACTCACTAGCTGCTTGAGCCAGATCGCTTCTTACAATGTCTCTTAAATGCACATGTATAGCTTGCGGCCAATTGCGAAATGCGTTAATCGCGTGAATTAAGCCGTTATTTCTTTT
This window harbors:
- a CDS encoding Hpt domain-containing protein, giving the protein MSNSCEIPECLYPALRLFVDEFNRHLRYFEQLLADPSALQPEHLKVLIHRLHTMRGGAAFLQLEEIKDISREAELHFKNKLQAANFSDSKKELATLAEKLNSQLQQLTSCLSQIASYNVS